From the Deinococcus multiflagellatus genome, the window TGGTTGAAGACGCCCGCCGCGTTCCCCGGGCAGCGGGAGCACCGGGGCGACCCAAGCCGTCCTGATCCCCACACGGCTGGGCCCCGCGTGTCCTGAACGGCGCTTCCCTGGATTGGCTCAGCTGGGGCTGGCCAGCGGCGCACACAGGGAAACGGGCACAGGCGTGGTCAGGGGGTTTTCCACCAGATCGGCCAGGGGCCGGGCGCGCAGGGTGGCTTCAATCTGGGCATAGGTGTCGTCCAGCTGCTGGTGCAGGGGGCACAGGCGGTGCAGATGTTCCGGACGCCCCAGCGGGCAGGCGCGCAGGCGCGGCAGGGGGTCAACGGCATTGATGACGTCCAGAATGGAAATCTGCGCGGGCGGGCGCCCCAGGCGGTACCCGCCGCGCTTGCCGCGCAGCGCGCTCACCAATCCGGCCCGGGCCAGCTGCGCCATCACCTTGAACAGGTAGGTGCCCGGCACCTCGGTCTGGCGCGCGAGTTCGGCGGCGTTCAGCGCCGTGTCGGGCTGGCGCGCCAGGGTCACGGCGGCGCGCAGCGCGTATTCAGCAGTCTGGGAGAACATAGGCACACCTCGCGCTGCGGCGGAATCCGGAGCTTGATATCCAATTTAACAGAATCTAGACT encodes:
- a CDS encoding Rrf2 family transcriptional regulator, producing the protein MFSQTAEYALRAAVTLARQPDTALNAAELARQTEVPGTYLFKVMAQLARAGLVSALRGKRGGYRLGRPPAQISILDVINAVDPLPRLRACPLGRPEHLHRLCPLHQQLDDTYAQIEATLRARPLADLVENPLTTPVPVSLCAPLASPS